TTGCAGAACGCGCCGCTGCCGGAGCTGGCGCTGCCCGGCCTGTCGGTGAAGGGCGCCGACATCGGGGCGCGTGGCTCGGCGCGGTTCGAGCTGAGCCTGAGCCTCGACCGTGCGGCGGACGGCTTCGCCGGATTCATCAGCTACGCGACGGACCTGTTCGAGCGCTCCACCGTCGAGCGCCTCATCCAGCACCTGCGGGTGCTGTTGGAGGCCGCGCTGGAGCGGCCCGACGCGCCGCTCGCGGATCTGTCCTTCATGGGCACGGAGGAGCGTCAGCGGCTGCTCGGCGACCTGAGCGGCACCGCCGCGGACTTCGACCGTGAGTCCACGCTGCACGGCCGCATCGAAGCGCAGGTGGCCCGCACGCCGGACGCGGACGCCGTGGCGTTCGAAGGGACGACGCTGTCCTTCCGTCATCTGGACACCCGAGCCAACCAGTTGGCCCGACACCTGCGCTCGCTGGGCGTGGGCCCCGAAGTCACCGTGGGCCTGTGCCTGGAGCGCTCGGTCGAATCCATCGTCGCACTGCTCGCCGTGCTCAAGGCTGGCGGCGCGTTCGTTCCGCTGGACCCGTCAGCTCCCGCCGCGCGTCGTTCGTTCATCCTGGAGGACAGCCGCGCGTCCGTGCTGCTGACCACCCGGGCCTTGGCGGAAGCGTGGACGCCGGAGGTGGGCACCCTCGTGTGCCTCGACGCCGAGCAGCAGCCCTGGACGGAGCTGTCACCCGAAGCACTGCCTTCCGAGGCGGGGCCGGAGAATCTGGCGTACGTGCTCTACACGTCGGGCTCCACGGGCATGCCCAAGGGCGTGGCGGTGCAGCACCGCTCCGTGC
This genomic stretch from Corallococcus soli harbors:
- a CDS encoding non-ribosomal peptide synthetase, which translates into the protein LQNAPLPELALPGLSVKGADIGARGSARFELSLSLDRAADGFAGFISYATDLFERSTVERLIQHLRVLLEAALERPDAPLADLSFMGTEERQRLLGDLSGTAADFDRESTLHGRIEAQVARTPDADAVAFEGTTLSFRHLDTRANQLARHLRSLGVGPEVTVGLCLERSVESIVALLAVLKAGGAFVPLDPSAPAARRSFILEDSRASVLLTTRALAEAWTPEVGTLVCLDAEQQPWTELSPEALPSEAGPENLAYVLYTSGSTGMPKGVAVQHRSVLHLHQALSRDVYVQPQRGLRVSVNAPLFFDGSIKQVIQLLHGYCLCIVPGEVRKDPEAMLSWLEAQRIDALDCTPSLLKLLLNAGLLERQHVPALLLIGGEALDEVTWRRLATTKRTRAFNVYGPTETTVNATAWAIQDASQVLPVIGRPLDNVRAYILDEQQRLVPFGMQGELCLAGEGVARGYLGRPDLTAERFIPHPFSTEPGARLYRTGDKARWREDGTLDFMGRLDFQVKLRGYRIELGEIEA